TATTTTATTATTTATGATTCAAGAAAAATCTTGAAATAGCATACAAAAGTTCTATATAAAGTCTATAACATACATATAAGGAGGAATTTATAGTGATTACAGGAATTTTAAATATATTTGTATTATGGATATTGCTGCCGTTTATTATTATTTTAGTAGGTGAAAGTGAATCGTCAGTTAAAAAATCTACATTTAATTTTAGTGATGTATTTGACTTTATTAAGTCTAAATTTGTTATGAGGGCAAAAAGTATCGAAGATAAGATTAATGCTATGCAAGGTGAGATTATAATAGAGGATATCAATGAAGATGAAGTGGTAAAAGATGAAATAATAAAGGATGAAATAGTAAAAAAAGAAGATATAAAACCTGAAATTGTGATTGGAAAAGATGCAATAGAAAAAAACAAGTCTATTGTCAAGGAAAAAGTTGAATCTGTAACTGAAGAACCATCTGTATCTAATGAGAATGCTTCTGATGATGAACCTATTATAATTGGTCAAGCAGAATATGAGGATTCAAATGTAGGGCTTGAAGATATTCCATGTTATAACCCTGATACTATTGAGGATATGTCAATGGCAGATGAAGTTATTGGGAGTTCTACTGAAAATAGAGAGCCTTGGCATGAAGTATTAAAATCAAAATCTTCAAATATTGTTTTTGATTCAGAGTTATTCTATCGAAATATTGAGGATAAAAAGTTTGATATAGTTGAAAAAGCATATTAATAAAAACCACCTAGTTTTAGGTGGTTTCTATAATTTCAGGATTCTGAAGTGTATTCCCAATTATTTCATAAATAAACTCTGTGTTTTCAATTATATATCTATTAAGACTTTTACTATAGTGTTTTACACCAAAAAAGTTTCTATATTTAACAATTTCTCCATAAATTCTATTTCCATCAGAATCGCTCGCACTAACATAATCTTTTTCATAAACCTTTGTACTTCCACTTATGTCATCAACATCTATACCGATATATCGCATAAAAATTACATCATCAAAAGTGGCCTTTATTTTAATGCCTTCGTACTCTTTATATAATTC
This Alkaliphilus sp. B6464 DNA region includes the following protein-coding sequences:
- a CDS encoding YopX family protein, which gives rise to MDSKEYRVWHKEKRQMFWISSINIPNKSVELYKEYEGIKIKATFDDVIFMRYIGIDVDDISGSTKVYEKDYVSASDSDGNRIYGEIVKYRNFFGVKHYSKSLNRYIIENTEFIYEIIGNTLQNPEIIETT